In a genomic window of Zestosphaera sp.:
- a CDS encoding sodium:proton antiporter: protein MVEANTFLFNVFLFSLFFNVGISLYGVFVRPSLIKKIIALTIFSDTANVLAIAVGYRGWPSPEQPPIPPVLIGVEPSSEDLGRFINQAVDPLPQALVLTAIVIGLAVTLFLVFLTLQVYRLYGTTDVRKVAKLRG, encoded by the coding sequence ATGGTTGAAGCAAATACTTTCTTGTTTAATGTCTTCTTATTTAGCCTATTCTTCAATGTAGGCATATCACTATATGGTGTCTTTGTAAGACCCAGTCTAATAAAGAAGATAATTGCGTTGACAATATTCTCAGACACTGCTAACGTCTTAGCGATAGCTGTAGGTTATAGGGGGTGGCCATCACCAGAGCAGCCGCCGATACCTCCAGTCTTAATTGGGGTTGAGCCCTCGAGCGAAGACCTAGGACGGTTCATTAATCAAGCTGTAGACCCGCTGCCTCAGGCGCTAGTTTTAACGGCTATAGTTATAGGTCTTGCTGTCACGCTTTTCTTAGTATTTCTCACACTACAAGTCTACAGACTCTACGGGACGACAGACGTTAGGAAAGTAGCTAAGTTGAGGGGGTGA
- a CDS encoding radical SAM protein: MSNSQSSREEKLITPSYYDRTTQSIKIADREVKIWGSLPKLNENEKLVRTTQSICPYCYALLPAVILERDGKLYIRKECPEHGEIEELYQGSSEFARRIEKWYVEGRGPRHVYTNFSAPCPYSCGLCPIHKNHTALANLVLTNRCDLDCWYCFFFAEKSGFVYEPTIEQIKFMVQQLLKQGVTPAVQLTGGEPTLRDDIIEIVKLLREMGVRHIQLNTNITRFAKMYLFEGEEAAVRFSKGLREAGVNTIYMSFDGVSPQANPKNHWEVPFALDAFRKSGMTSVVLVPTVIKGLNTHELGDIIKFAALNKDIIRSVNLQPVSLTGMIKKAERDELRVTIYDVAKLIEEQTKGQIKVSDWFPVPASVPISEFVEGFSGEFRFEMANHPECGVGTYVYIRMNDGEPEYIPITKMIDVQGFLDYLRDKSMELKSGGSRYLVGSKLIISALLKYIRWSDVPSEIKGILRKLISEVLVKHTYESLGEWHYKFTFLGMMHFMDLYNYDVERVMRCNVHYLMPDGRVVPFCTFNVLNDVYRDYVQKKYMFTLEEWVKMKGPNSIGEAVKYRRNLDLIKKMTSHPLYIETYKDFIHKWINMYPWLKDSLLA, translated from the coding sequence TTGAGCAACAGTCAAAGCTCTAGGGAAGAAAAGTTAATAACGCCATCATATTATGACCGGACGACGCAATCTATTAAGATAGCTGACAGAGAAGTTAAGATATGGGGTTCCCTACCTAAACTTAACGAGAATGAGAAACTGGTTAGGACTACACAATCTATATGTCCCTACTGCTACGCGCTACTACCCGCGGTTATCTTAGAGAGAGACGGGAAACTATATATAAGGAAGGAGTGCCCTGAGCATGGGGAGATTGAGGAGTTATATCAGGGTAGCTCCGAGTTTGCTAGGAGGATAGAGAAATGGTATGTTGAGGGCAGGGGTCCTAGACACGTGTACACGAACTTCTCTGCTCCATGCCCTTACAGCTGTGGTTTATGCCCTATACACAAGAACCACACAGCACTAGCTAACTTAGTCTTAACGAATAGGTGCGACTTAGACTGCTGGTACTGTTTCTTCTTTGCTGAGAAGTCAGGGTTTGTCTACGAACCAACTATAGAGCAGATCAAGTTTATGGTTCAGCAACTTCTTAAGCAGGGCGTCACACCAGCCGTGCAGCTTACTGGCGGTGAGCCTACCTTAAGAGACGACATAATTGAGATAGTTAAGTTGTTGAGAGAGATGGGGGTTAGGCATATACAGCTAAACACTAATATAACTAGATTTGCTAAGATGTACTTGTTTGAGGGTGAGGAAGCTGCAGTAAGGTTTTCTAAAGGTCTTAGAGAAGCAGGAGTTAACACGATATACATGAGTTTCGACGGGGTCTCGCCGCAAGCAAATCCTAAGAATCATTGGGAGGTCCCGTTCGCTTTAGACGCTTTCAGGAAGTCAGGAATGACTAGTGTCGTCTTAGTTCCTACAGTGATTAAGGGTCTCAACACGCATGAATTAGGAGATATTATAAAGTTTGCCGCTCTTAACAAAGACATTATTAGGTCTGTTAATTTGCAGCCAGTGTCCTTAACTGGAATGATAAAGAAAGCTGAGAGAGACGAATTAAGAGTAACCATATATGATGTGGCTAAGCTGATAGAAGAACAAACTAAGGGTCAAATAAAAGTTAGTGACTGGTTCCCCGTGCCGGCATCAGTGCCTATATCAGAATTCGTTGAGGGGTTCAGCGGAGAGTTCAGGTTTGAAATGGCTAATCACCCAGAATGTGGTGTAGGGACTTACGTATATATAAGAATGAATGACGGGGAACCTGAATACATACCTATTACCAAGATGATAGATGTTCAGGGCTTTTTAGATTACCTCAGAGATAAATCTATGGAGCTAAAGAGTGGTGGGAGCAGATACTTAGTCGGGTCTAAGCTAATAATTTCGGCGTTACTGAAATACATAAGGTGGAGTGACGTACCCTCAGAAATTAAGGGTATCCTGCGTAAGCTAATAAGTGAGGTGCTAGTCAAGCACACGTATGAGTCTCTCGGCGAGTGGCACTACAAGTTTACTTTCTTGGGCATGATGCATTTCATGGATCTCTACAACTACGATGTTGAGAGGGTAATGAGATGCAACGTACATTACTTGATGCCCGATGGTCGTGTAGTCCCGTTCTGTACGTTTAACGTGCTTAACGATGTGTATAGAGACTACGTGCAGAAGAAGTATATGTTTACTTTAGAAGAGTGGGTTAAGATGAAGGGACCTAACAGCATAGGAGAAGCAGTAAAGTATAGGAGGAACCTAGACTTAATAAAGAAGATGACATCACATCCACTCTACATAGAGACATACAAAGACTTCATCCATAAATGGATTAATATGTACCCGTGGCTTAAAGACTCTCTACTAGCTTAA
- a CDS encoding AIR synthase related protein, translating into MSVSRFSERELIEVIANILGEYYTKIPFGYLDDAGALRILGKWFFLKIDGTSFKTSRYPWMGFDDLAYRVALGAAIDVIAKGGTPIALAASVGLSKDMNLEDVKGVARGLRDSCQALRTLFLGGDLNTSEEGWLDVAVLGISRTPISNKGLKPGYKVYSTKCLGVSSIPALTHYERVLDDEVLKKFLKVLRRPDPPLKFLKDLDKVKAATDVSDGLESLRSVLRMNDVAMKLRFEGVCREILDISEQYSIDLSSVLRYMGEEYSIVVFTDLNMPEDYILIGEVIEGSPGRIYLGEQELHGGWDNLRGWL; encoded by the coding sequence ATGAGTGTTAGTAGGTTTAGTGAGCGGGAGTTAATTGAAGTCATTGCTAACATACTTGGTGAGTATTATACTAAGATACCTTTCGGTTACTTAGATGACGCAGGAGCTTTAAGAATTTTGGGCAAGTGGTTTTTCCTTAAGATAGATGGCACGTCATTCAAGACATCGAGGTATCCTTGGATGGGGTTTGACGACTTAGCATATAGAGTAGCTCTAGGCGCTGCTATTGACGTGATAGCTAAGGGAGGTACTCCGATAGCTCTCGCAGCTTCCGTAGGTCTCTCGAAAGACATGAACTTGGAGGACGTTAAGGGGGTGGCTCGCGGACTGCGCGACTCGTGCCAAGCACTCAGAACGCTATTCCTGGGAGGCGACCTAAACACTTCTGAAGAGGGCTGGCTAGATGTCGCCGTACTTGGAATTTCAAGAACCCCGATAAGCAATAAAGGGCTGAAACCAGGATATAAGGTGTACTCAACGAAGTGCTTAGGTGTTTCTTCTATCCCTGCACTAACGCATTACGAGAGAGTACTAGATGATGAAGTCCTTAAGAAATTCCTTAAAGTTCTGAGAAGACCCGACCCACCGTTAAAGTTTCTGAAAGACCTTGATAAGGTGAAAGCAGCTACGGACGTTAGTGACGGCTTAGAATCGTTAAGGAGTGTTTTAAGAATGAATGACGTGGCTATGAAGTTACGTTTTGAGGGTGTGTGTAGGGAAATACTAGACATCTCGGAGCAGTACTCTATAGACTTAAGTAGTGTTTTACGTTACATGGGGGAGGAGTACTCTATAGTTGTTTTCACGGACCTTAATATGCCTGAAGACTATATCCTCATAGGAGAAGTTATTGAGGGTTCTCCAGGCCGCATATACTTAGGAGAGCAAGAGCTACACGGTGGCTGGGATAACCTTAGGGGCTGGCTCTAG
- a CDS encoding transglutaminase family protein, which translates to MLRSLNERVKAYFLLTFSLVLILSSLTSPHTTPAVSYAQETPSYEVYNFVYVDVAAITYANNVSEGYFEIPINYTEPHYTQVVQVFKIGGDVVVNSSGNNTVFKILISNNTQGYVILNVTLIRESRKELSIVSRALYLGDITLYDYPYPAEIVEKYVLQPNEKVIKVVVPLFEEWMHSKLPSNLNLSKVSKTYLAVWAANYIYGDYLIKYNASPVPRSLDDVLEKREGDCDDKSRILLSLLWYYGVPAKIQYGYVYLKFDYLTDVYGSLTRFINAGPHAYVVIYVPTVGWVSVDFLAWARLYHPTLITGESTYSSVTNEDLEEVEKFYTSFRYLELIEMHESSKLPEDLVRDLINDDLIGRLERMLSEKPQETNTETTTPTTSTTTYPTATQPASTYNEETTKTISLEFPEVFLVIALVLTATIVLLLLVVLKTRP; encoded by the coding sequence GTGCTCAGAAGTCTTAATGAGAGAGTTAAGGCGTATTTTTTACTCACCTTCTCCCTAGTTCTCATACTTTCTTCCTTGACATCCCCACACACTACTCCGGCCGTCAGCTACGCTCAGGAGACCCCCAGTTATGAAGTTTATAATTTCGTGTACGTGGACGTAGCCGCGATCACGTACGCAAACAATGTTTCTGAAGGGTATTTCGAAATACCTATAAACTACACTGAACCACACTATACTCAGGTAGTGCAAGTCTTCAAGATTGGCGGAGACGTTGTAGTTAATTCTTCCGGAAATAATACAGTTTTTAAAATACTGATAAGTAATAACACGCAAGGCTATGTAATACTAAACGTCACATTAATTCGTGAGTCACGTAAGGAGTTAAGCATTGTGTCGCGGGCCCTGTATCTGGGAGATATAACTCTTTATGATTATCCGTATCCTGCAGAGATTGTGGAGAAGTATGTGTTACAACCTAACGAGAAGGTAATTAAAGTTGTTGTCCCTCTCTTTGAGGAGTGGATGCATAGCAAGCTCCCTTCAAACCTTAACTTAAGTAAAGTATCTAAAACTTACTTAGCTGTCTGGGCAGCCAACTACATATATGGGGATTACCTCATAAAATACAACGCGAGTCCCGTGCCCAGGTCCTTAGATGATGTTCTAGAAAAAAGAGAAGGTGATTGTGATGATAAATCTAGGATCCTCCTTAGCTTGCTCTGGTATTACGGCGTCCCAGCAAAGATACAGTACGGCTACGTTTACCTGAAGTTTGACTACCTAACAGATGTTTACGGCTCTCTCACCAGGTTTATTAACGCAGGACCTCACGCGTACGTAGTTATTTACGTGCCTACAGTTGGGTGGGTTTCAGTAGATTTTCTTGCGTGGGCACGCTTATATCACCCAACACTCATAACTGGGGAGTCAACGTACTCTAGCGTAACTAACGAAGACCTAGAGGAAGTTGAGAAATTCTACACCTCATTTAGGTATCTCGAGTTAATAGAAATGCATGAGTCTAGCAAGCTACCAGAAGACTTAGTTAGGGATTTAATAAATGATGATTTAATAGGGAGACTAGAGAGAATGCTTAGTGAGAAGCCTCAAGAAACAAATACTGAAACTACTACTCCCACCACATCAACCACAACATATCCGACCGCAACGCAGCCTGCCAGCACATACAATGAAGAAACAACTAAGACAATATCTCTTGAGTTCCCTGAGGTCTTCCTAGTAATTGCTTTGGTTCTCACCGCCACGATAGTACTGCTATTATTGGTTGTCCTGAAGACTAGACCTTGA
- a CDS encoding proton-conducting transporter membrane subunit, whose protein sequence is MYYLSIGVLVPSLIGLAFVLPLLGMFVKNIKFFHVYASAASLYALIVAIYNFNVVVREGVKAYPFGGWWPPIGISYEVDEVNSLIALLTASVMFLITLYSTWYIRDLKDAPYYYTLLLGLEVGMLGCIYTGDAFNLFVMLEVMSISAYALVGFYRNKPEAIEAAIKYGLFGAVATTLYFIGLVFIYASFGTLNMADLTNKATLFWAHNLISGPYYGQVYAATAVALALSLWAFTFKSAVFPNHFWLPDAHPEAPTPVSAALSGLVVNVGVYAIFRFFYTIFNPFSVLSDLRDLMLLITLVLGIASGLIGAFMMAVQDDIKRLLAYSTISHIGLILVGLSIGSSLLSRPGSQAFVDGLTGAFYHLINHSIGKSLLFLASGVIIYMAGGTRKLDELGGVARKNPVLGVVLVVGVLQLLGIPPFGGFFSKYLLYASYLEAGAPYISVIINIVSAVSLLGYVRLLYAAFFTIPRREFVKTSMFPSIILLVLSVACLMTGLLSPTISDWLRRFVEATTSKEGILNYWLQGYLVFWGR, encoded by the coding sequence GTGTACTACTTAAGTATAGGTGTGTTAGTTCCTTCACTCATAGGTCTCGCATTTGTGTTGCCTTTGCTAGGAATGTTCGTAAAGAATATTAAGTTTTTCCACGTGTACGCGTCTGCCGCCTCACTATACGCGTTGATAGTAGCTATATACAACTTTAACGTAGTTGTTAGGGAAGGAGTTAAGGCCTACCCATTCGGTGGTTGGTGGCCTCCGATAGGTATATCGTATGAGGTAGACGAAGTAAACTCTCTCATAGCTTTACTAACGGCTTCAGTCATGTTCCTCATAACGTTGTATAGTACGTGGTATATTAGGGATTTAAAGGACGCACCGTACTACTACACTCTACTCTTAGGTCTTGAGGTAGGGATGCTTGGCTGTATTTATACGGGTGATGCCTTCAACTTATTCGTCATGCTTGAGGTAATGTCTATCAGCGCTTACGCTCTAGTAGGTTTCTACAGGAATAAGCCGGAGGCTATTGAAGCTGCTATAAAATACGGGTTGTTCGGGGCTGTGGCTACGACCCTCTACTTTATAGGGTTAGTTTTTATTTACGCCTCCTTCGGGACACTCAATATGGCTGACTTAACGAATAAAGCAACTCTATTCTGGGCTCACAACTTAATTTCAGGTCCTTACTACGGTCAAGTATACGCCGCTACCGCGGTAGCTCTAGCCCTGTCGTTATGGGCCTTCACATTCAAATCAGCTGTATTCCCTAATCACTTCTGGCTTCCCGACGCACACCCCGAAGCCCCGACCCCCGTCTCAGCAGCGTTGTCAGGTCTTGTAGTAAATGTTGGTGTGTATGCCATCTTCAGATTCTTCTACACTATATTCAACCCGTTCTCCGTGTTGAGTGACCTGAGAGACTTAATGCTCTTGATAACACTCGTTCTAGGAATTGCCTCAGGACTAATAGGAGCTTTCATGATGGCAGTACAAGATGATATTAAGAGGTTGCTTGCGTACTCGACGATAAGCCATATCGGCTTAATTTTAGTGGGTCTCTCCATAGGTTCTTCTCTCTTATCTAGGCCGGGCTCGCAAGCCTTCGTGGACGGGCTCACAGGAGCTTTCTACCACTTAATAAATCATAGCATAGGTAAGTCTCTGCTCTTCCTCGCGTCAGGCGTGATAATCTACATGGCTGGAGGAACTAGAAAGCTTGATGAGCTGGGTGGGGTTGCTAGGAAAAACCCTGTGTTAGGTGTTGTGTTGGTAGTGGGTGTCCTTCAGTTACTGGGTATTCCGCCATTCGGAGGATTCTTTAGTAAGTATCTGCTCTATGCCTCTTATCTTGAAGCAGGAGCTCCCTACATCTCAGTAATCATCAACATAGTCTCCGCAGTTTCGCTCTTAGGGTATGTTAGGCTACTCTACGCAGCGTTCTTCACGATACCTAGGAGAGAGTTCGTGAAGACGAGTATGTTTCCCTCAATAATACTTCTAGTACTGAGTGTAGCGTGTTTGATGACGGGATTATTATCGCCTACGATTAGCGACTGGCTACGCAGGTTCGTAGAGGCAACGACTTCGAAAGAAGGAATACTTAACTACTGGCTACAAGGATACTTAGTTTTTTGGGGTAGGTGA
- a CDS encoding Na(+)/H(+) antiporter subunit B: protein MRIKKILVLGSLIILVLTISLAFNSGALGYYPLPLPGVRLLASWYLYTTLNPQYPVFTAMSPEAVTAIVWDYRGLDTLFETAVFFLAIVGALALMRGISLKVVLDSKNDNSDGGLSLICKTATKILVPLIIAVSASIALHGHLTPGGGFQGGSAAAVAPLLILVIFSVYFLLSKGVSEKPMLVLRTVGLLGIYFTALAAVFIGLFTGLNAYVFQNQPKFNAPVGLPAQISGALISGSLFFFNVFEYLAVAGGFTLVFILLSVPEEIVKSFVSGETHG, encoded by the coding sequence ATGAGAATTAAGAAAATCTTAGTACTGGGTAGCTTAATAATACTAGTTCTCACAATCTCTCTAGCATTCAATAGTGGTGCTCTAGGTTACTATCCGCTCCCACTACCTGGAGTCAGGTTGTTAGCTTCCTGGTATCTCTACACTACATTAAACCCGCAGTACCCCGTGTTCACGGCTATGAGTCCTGAAGCAGTCACCGCTATAGTCTGGGATTATAGAGGTCTTGACACGTTATTTGAAACAGCTGTTTTCTTTCTAGCTATAGTAGGCGCGCTAGCTCTAATGAGAGGCATATCACTTAAGGTTGTCTTAGACAGTAAAAACGATAATAGTGACGGCGGGTTAAGCTTGATATGCAAGACCGCAACTAAAATACTGGTACCGTTAATAATCGCGGTAAGTGCTTCTATAGCACTTCATGGTCACCTAACACCCGGTGGGGGCTTCCAAGGAGGTTCTGCTGCGGCAGTGGCCCCCCTCCTAATCCTTGTGATTTTCTCAGTATACTTCTTACTCAGCAAAGGCGTTTCAGAGAAGCCCATGCTTGTGCTAAGGACTGTAGGTCTTTTAGGGATATACTTTACAGCCCTAGCGGCCGTCTTCATAGGACTATTCACGGGGCTCAACGCTTATGTCTTCCAGAACCAGCCTAAATTCAACGCGCCAGTAGGACTGCCTGCTCAAATCTCAGGCGCGTTAATAAGTGGTTCATTATTCTTCTTCAACGTTTTTGAGTATTTGGCTGTAGCAGGCGGGTTCACTTTAGTCTTCATATTGCTTTCTGTGCCTGAAGAGATAGTTAAGAGTTTTGTTAGTGGTGAGACGCATGGTTGA
- a CDS encoding hydrogenase maturation protease, with protein sequence MSRDILKDIVCGDYYFVCVGTELRSDDAAGLRLCEFLVARGFPRDRVIMCEFGLENCMSVIQERSVKNALIIDAAIVLGEREGTPKYFIASLDSIDDTVALVTTHSLPIRLVIELLRREELFKDVRVLGVVARNLDLGEGISPEVQDTISFLTDLIIKTLSTCSI encoded by the coding sequence TTGAGCAGAGACATCCTTAAAGACATAGTGTGTGGCGACTACTACTTCGTCTGTGTAGGCACTGAGTTAAGAAGTGATGATGCTGCCGGCTTAAGACTGTGTGAGTTCTTAGTAGCTCGTGGTTTCCCTAGAGACAGAGTTATTATGTGTGAATTTGGCCTAGAGAACTGCATGTCAGTCATCCAAGAGCGTTCTGTGAAAAACGCTCTAATCATTGACGCGGCAATAGTTTTGGGAGAAAGAGAAGGAACTCCTAAGTACTTCATAGCAAGCCTAGACTCGATTGACGACACAGTGGCTCTAGTAACAACGCACTCACTACCTATCAGACTCGTCATAGAGTTGCTAAGAAGAGAGGAGTTGTTTAAGGACGTACGAGTTTTAGGCGTGGTAGCGAGAAACCTTGACTTAGGTGAGGGAATCAGCCCAGAAGTGCAGGATACTATAAGCTTCTTAACTGACTTAATCATCAAGACCTTAAGCACGTGTAGTATTTAG
- a CDS encoding Na+/H+ antiporter subunit E yields MRFVGKVLGVFFLVFIVYVVFSGSVSTYDLITGAIVALATSLITANLVISNPSKLIQIERLGWLLIYSVRYFFVDEVRAHLDVMRRILHPKMPINPGIVKVPYEVTSDYAMLTIANSITNTPGTVVVDVSPEERAFYVHWINAVTTEPAEVRKIVSKVFESFAKRIFD; encoded by the coding sequence GTGAGGTTTGTAGGCAAGGTTCTAGGTGTTTTCTTCTTGGTCTTTATAGTTTACGTGGTGTTTTCCGGGTCCGTATCAACATACGACTTAATCACTGGAGCTATAGTAGCTTTAGCAACCTCACTAATAACTGCTAACCTAGTCATAAGCAACCCCAGCAAATTAATTCAGATAGAGAGGCTTGGCTGGCTCCTCATCTACTCTGTGAGGTACTTCTTCGTAGACGAGGTTAGAGCACACCTAGACGTGATGAGGAGAATACTACACCCTAAAATGCCTATAAATCCAGGGATAGTTAAGGTCCCATACGAGGTCACAAGCGATTACGCTATGCTGACTATAGCTAACTCAATAACTAACACTCCCGGCACTGTGGTAGTTGACGTGTCTCCTGAAGAAAGGGCTTTCTACGTCCACTGGATAAACGCTGTCACGACAGAACCTGCTGAGGTGAGGAAGATAGTCTCAAAAGTTTTTGAGAGTTTCGCTAAAAGAATTTTTGATTGA
- a CDS encoding digeranylgeranylglycerophospholipid reductase, which produces MVSYDVVIVGSGIAGASLAYFLSRSSFKALVLDVKPFERLGDKPCGDAIGKHHFSELGLEAPPDELLEGYVKGIDVYSPSEKIKYRVLGEGYEVHRIKYTKYLLSEAINRGVDFWGETQGVEPLIKDGSVVGVSVWIKGKGKQEVSSKVLIDASGMARAIVRKLDSRWPVREDIDQRDLNIAYREVRRLKREVDEPEILRIYVSKKIAPGGYWWFFPYSKEGDVVNVGLGVQGGMNYPNPRDLLHQYIISREEFRGSEVIEAGGAAVPTRKPVKTLVWNGIAVTGDAAYAVNPVHGGGKGSAMLASWCISKSIEHALELGNPSAENLWEANICFNKRYGAKQAALDVFRLFLQKLSDDDLEYGMSKKIIKEEDLNEVSLKGDLELSVVEKAMRLLAGLSRPSLLLKLRRVANYMNDVKRLYLNYPEKPEGLARWYDEVERLYSRFKEEIS; this is translated from the coding sequence TTGGTCTCATACGATGTGGTAATAGTAGGTTCCGGGATTGCTGGCGCCTCACTAGCTTACTTCCTGAGTAGGAGTAGTTTCAAGGCTTTAGTACTAGATGTTAAGCCTTTTGAGAGATTAGGTGACAAACCTTGTGGTGACGCCATAGGCAAGCACCACTTCAGCGAGCTAGGGCTTGAAGCACCTCCTGACGAGCTCTTAGAAGGTTATGTGAAGGGCATTGACGTGTATTCCCCCTCAGAGAAAATAAAGTATAGAGTCTTGGGTGAGGGTTATGAAGTTCATCGAATAAAGTATACTAAGTATTTGTTAAGTGAGGCTATTAACAGAGGCGTAGACTTCTGGGGAGAAACTCAAGGAGTAGAGCCTCTAATTAAAGACGGCTCCGTCGTCGGTGTTTCCGTGTGGATTAAGGGTAAGGGAAAGCAAGAAGTGAGTTCTAAAGTCTTGATAGATGCTTCAGGGATGGCTAGAGCTATAGTCAGGAAACTTGATAGTAGGTGGCCTGTAAGAGAAGATATAGACCAGAGAGACTTAAATATAGCGTATAGAGAAGTTAGGAGACTGAAGAGAGAAGTAGATGAACCAGAGATCCTCAGGATTTATGTTAGCAAGAAAATAGCTCCAGGAGGATACTGGTGGTTTTTCCCTTACTCTAAAGAAGGGGACGTAGTCAACGTCGGTTTAGGCGTTCAGGGCGGCATGAATTACCCCAATCCTAGAGACCTCCTACACCAATACATCATAAGCAGAGAAGAATTCAGGGGGAGTGAAGTCATTGAGGCAGGCGGTGCGGCAGTACCCACTAGAAAACCCGTAAAAACTCTCGTCTGGAACGGCATCGCAGTAACTGGAGACGCTGCTTATGCAGTGAACCCAGTACATGGGGGTGGTAAAGGCTCTGCTATGCTAGCTTCGTGGTGCATCTCTAAGTCAATAGAACACGCACTAGAATTAGGTAATCCTTCAGCAGAGAACTTGTGGGAAGCTAATATATGCTTTAATAAGAGATATGGAGCAAAGCAAGCAGCTCTCGACGTCTTCAGGCTTTTCCTCCAGAAACTAAGTGATGATGATCTAGAGTATGGGATGAGCAAGAAGATAATAAAAGAAGAAGACTTAAATGAAGTCTCCCTCAAGGGAGACCTAGAACTCAGCGTCGTTGAGAAAGCTATGAGACTACTAGCTGGTTTATCAAGACCCTCTCTCCTATTAAAGCTCCGCAGAGTTGCTAACTATATGAATGACGTTAAGCGCTTATACCTAAACTATCCTGAGAAACCTGAAGGCCTGGCTAGGTGGTATGATGAAGTCGAGAGACTGTATTCAAGGTTTAAAGAAGAAATAAGTTAA
- a CDS encoding complex I subunit 1 family protein: MNELVLILLTVFSALVFPGLLTLWIASMLSEWWVRKLFARTQRRMGPSYVGPLGILQPFADFLKLLLVKTEPNYKYGSVRLARVFGCIGLGALTASLFLLPISPVRIAFNYDVILFIYFLGVWVAVSELLMFTSLTNPFTIKGVSRFSSILVVAEPAFFTATIVPVYLVSLVMKKEPVFSISTTAETVWGLWTNPLTAIPMLLATIASLISIQSKLMFSPFNIPEAEQELIAGVETEFSGPLLALFNFLHDADLYVLSLVVTFLFLGGPHPFSNNLVLGVLTIILKYLIVLTTITVLKSSFGRFRIEQGISTIIKYAFIPALIALILSIVVASFT, encoded by the coding sequence GTGAATGAACTAGTACTTATTTTATTAACGGTCTTCAGCGCGCTAGTGTTTCCGGGTCTCTTAACACTCTGGATCGCTTCAATGCTTAGTGAGTGGTGGGTGAGAAAGTTATTCGCTAGAACTCAGAGGAGAATGGGGCCCTCGTACGTAGGCCCTCTCGGAATACTGCAGCCTTTCGCAGACTTCCTCAAGCTACTCCTAGTAAAGACAGAACCTAACTACAAGTATGGTAGTGTTAGGCTTGCAAGAGTCTTTGGCTGTATAGGACTTGGGGCTTTGACGGCCTCACTATTCTTACTACCTATATCACCAGTAAGAATAGCATTCAACTACGACGTGATACTCTTCATATACTTCCTTGGTGTCTGGGTAGCTGTTTCAGAACTACTCATGTTCACTTCGTTAACAAACCCCTTCACGATTAAGGGAGTATCGAGATTCTCATCTATTTTGGTCGTAGCAGAGCCCGCGTTCTTTACCGCGACTATAGTTCCTGTTTATTTAGTGAGTCTTGTCATGAAGAAAGAGCCTGTCTTCTCTATCAGCACGACAGCCGAGACTGTATGGGGTTTGTGGACCAACCCGCTTACGGCGATACCTATGCTCCTAGCAACTATAGCATCTTTAATCTCTATCCAGTCTAAGCTAATGTTCTCGCCATTCAATATACCGGAAGCTGAGCAAGAGTTAATAGCTGGAGTGGAAACAGAGTTTAGCGGTCCTCTCTTAGCGCTCTTTAACTTCCTTCACGACGCAGACCTCTACGTCCTTTCGCTAGTAGTTACGTTCTTGTTCTTAGGAGGTCCGCACCCCTTCAGTAACAACTTAGTCTTAGGCGTCTTAACTATCATCCTGAAGTACTTGATAGTCCTCACCACCATAACTGTTCTTAAATCTTCTTTCGGTAGGTTCAGGATAGAACAAGGAATATCCACGATAATCAAATACGCGTTTATTCCCGCACTCATAGCCCTAATTCTTTCGATAGTTGTAGCTAGCTTCACCTAA